A segment of the Lycium barbarum isolate Lr01 chromosome 7, ASM1917538v2, whole genome shotgun sequence genome:
GACTCCCTTCAAATCTGCAGAAGTGATGATCAATAGATCTTGCCCCATACATGTGAAAAAGGAAAAGATACTTAAGCACCGGTAAACCTCCAAGCGATGGCATGTAGCTAGTACTATCAGACTCAAAGAGAGTAATGCTGACAATGTTGGACAAATATGAATTACTCATCCATGTAGGAAATCTAGAGCCCTTGTAGAAGGATATTTGCAATTCTTCGAGGCTAGAATGAGGCTGAAGACATTCAAATATCTCGTCAACTAAAGCCAAATCATCTTGATGACGTTGCCATTGCAACTCTTAACTTATTGATATGTTTCTTGTTACTCATATCAACTTCTCTAGCCTTTTCAACACTTGAAATATTCTCAAGTCTTGAAATGCAAAATGACCCACAAACATCAGTGAGATGCTTCAACTCTCTCGCATCATAGCCTTTTCCCTTGCCAATAATGAAGCCTTTTAGTGTTTGAAGGCTGGTCAGATTACCCATTCCAATAGGCATTCTAGTTAATTGGCCAAGAATGTCAAGATCCAAATGACGCAAATTAATCAACTTGCTGGTACAATGTACTAAACTATAAAAATTTAAACATCTCTGCAACTTCAATGTCTGTAAAAAGCAAAGACTACCTATAGATTCAGGAAGGTAACTGATTTGTGTCTTAGAGAGATCAAGATAATGCAAAGATGACAAATAACAAATATAGCCAGGCAAATCAGATATGCCAGTTGCATGCAAATCCAAAGTTCTCAAGTGTTGTAGCTTAAGGAAAAGATCATAAGGCACCTGCCTGATTGAATCACCATTCTGACAAAACAATACAAGAGTGTGCAATCGCTTGAAACTTTTCAGAGTTTTAAAAGTGGCTTCATCAAAGTTTTCAGACAGTAACAGCAAATGTTGGACCTCTCTATCAGTACTACTCAGTTCAGCTTCCTGTACCCACAAGTATGAACTTGTGGGCACAATAATATTATCAACCTTGTACTTCATCCTTCTTGTGCCGTCCATGCCCATGTCAAATCTAGATTGCACAATGAATTTCTTCTTAAACATGTCCTCAAAATGTTCATTCGCCACAACCTCCATTTTCCGTCCCAACTTTGGATCAAAAAAAACTTGTGCAACCCATAACCGGATCAGGGTATCCCTGTGAAATTCATAATTAGGAGGAAAGAGAGAGCAAAAACATATTAAACAATCAGGAAGCTCCTCCAATTTTGGATGTTGGGATATGAGGGCCTCTTCAGAATTGTTGTACAATGCCTTGTAACAATGTTTACCCGTCcgtttcaactccttcaattatGTTGTCATTACTCTAGTTGCTATAACAAGTATGTACACTCTTCGAAATATACTAGTAATCTGCACAAATTTATATCATACTCGTATTAGTAAATGTAAAAATAATAAGATTAGTACCAGCAACAACAATGATGATAATTACTCACTAATACATGTTGCGGAACTAAGGTGAGAGAAAAACAGTGTAAAACATCACAAAGTACCAAATTGTCAAGTACTTTCACTTAATTGTTACAGCTTTTCTCTTTCTATCCCAACTAAGCAATATCCCAAAACGAAAAATTGTGTTTAATGAGAAAAAGAATATTTGGAAGAATACAACTTTTCGCATAATAAATATATaggaaaaaagaaacaaaaaatagAAAGCAAGAACCTTCATTGTTTGTTGCTGGATTTTCAGGAGAACAGGAAGGGGTTGCTGATAACTATGCCCTTCCTCGGATGTTGAAGAATCATTAACACTCTTTCTAGCCCTACATCTTTGATCTAATCTACGGGGACATCTGTAATATAATCTGCATGCCCATTGAGGTGCTACTTAGCCCGTATGTTGTGCCACTGGTGACTAACCATACAAATAAATTCTATCATTTGTTTAATAACTAATAACGGCGCAGTCTATGTGAACagaaaatgatgaaaaagagagtagaTTTTTTTTATAAACCTAGGAACATGTCCCACTATCTTCTAATTATTTGTAGGAGAGCTCAAATATTTTGATCCTCCCCTACCCTACCCTGCCTAGTTTGTAATGATGATACATCATAAAATTGGTACGTACCTTGGATAGTGAGATCTTAGTATGCCTTTACAAACATAGGCAAGGGCCTGATTTTTCATCTGAATGGCTTCAACACTGTGCAAAATGGGAATAAAGTTTTTAGTATAAGCAAAAGAAAATGAAAGttaatttttcttaattttttttttttttttgaaaggaaCCGATAGTGGGAACCTCGTTCGATGATCTGTTGCTTTTGTCCCCGAACTAGAGGAAGCATATGtctgcatacatacatacataaaactATGTGAGTTTGTTAGGGACAGAAAACACAACCTATGTATGTTCTGAAACCCCAAAGCAAAATTAAGGTTTAATTTTCCTCTTTCAATAACTAATATCCAGCACATTACGGATTGACAAATAATAACGTGCATgagtaatataataataataataatattaataataataacaataataataataagagtaaTAATTTCTATTCTACCGAAAGGAAAAAACCCTTTACCTGATCAGTTCCAATTTCATCGTGTACTCTTCCATTCTTTTCTTTTACCTTAGAAAATCATACAGATGAGATAGATAGAGGAGAAGAAGATTAGGATTTAGGTCCAAGTATATAGGTTAATAAAAGAGAATTGTAAAAGAGAATTGCTCCCCTTTATAAGTCCACTTCTATCAACATACATTTCCCCTCTCATACTTCTTTTAATTCCATAATGCTCTATTGTATTTTTTCTTTACATAAATTATTATGATTAAAAAGAATCAGGACATCATTCAGGCCAAGAGGGTTGAACTGCAGTCTCCAAATCCAAATGATGATAAAATCTCTAATTTGAAATATTAGGTCGGTTAACACACAACAGGCTTTTGAGAGAGAGACTTATTTTGCTTCAAAGGCAATATAAGTGTTACGTGGTAGCtttgatgg
Coding sequences within it:
- the LOC132604474 gene encoding putative disease resistance protein At3g14460 isoform X1 produces the protein MEVVANEHFEDMFKKKFIVQSRFDMGMDGTRRMKYKVDNIIVPTSSYLWVQEAELSSTDREVQHLLLLSENFDEATFKTLKSFKRLHTLVLFCQNGDSIRQVPYDLFLKLQHLRTLDLHATGISDLPGYICYLSSLHYLDLSKTQISYLPESIGSLCFLQTLKLQRCLNFYSLVHCTSKLINLRHLDLDILGQLTRMPIGMGNLTSLQTLKGFIIGKGKGYDARELKHLTDVCGSFCISRLENISSVEKAREVDMSNKKHINKLRVAMATSSR
- the LOC132604474 gene encoding uncharacterized protein LOC132604474 isoform X2 encodes the protein MTLKSPPAIHDMSTVKEKNGRVHDEIGTDQTYASSSSGTKATDHRTSVEAIQMKNQALAYVCKGILRSHYPRLYYRCPRRLDQRCRARKSVNDSSTSEEGHSYQQPLPVLLKIQQQTMKITSIFRRVYILVIATRVMTT
- the LOC132604474 gene encoding uncharacterized protein LOC132604474 isoform X3; the protein is MTLKSPPAIHDMSTVKEKNGRVHDEIGTDQTYASSSSGTKATDHRTSVEAIQMKNQALAYVCKGILRSHYPRLLVYFEECTYLL